The Kaistia defluvii genome segment CCGGCGACGAAGCCGTCCTTGATGCCGTCGAGAACGATCTGGTCATCGTCGATGCCGACCAGCTTGATGCGCTTGTCGCCGAGATTGCGCAGCGACTTGGCCGCGACCACGGACGGGATGTAGGCGGTCGAGATCAGGCCGTCGATTTCGTCCTTCTGGGCGCCGAGCAGGGCGTTGATCTTCTGGTCGGCGGCTTCCTGCGCATCGGTATCGGTGATGTGCTGGACGATGGTGACCGCGCCGTTGGTTTCCTTCACGGCCTTCTCGACCGCGTCCATGCGCAGCTTGGTGTTCGGGTCGACCAGCAGGCCGGCCAGATGCACGATCTTGCCCTTGCCGTTCATCGACTTGATGAGCGCCTGGGTGCCGAGATAGGCCGAGTTGAACACGTCGGTGCCGAGGCAGAACGACATCTTGGTCGGGTCCTGCGCGCAGCCGGCGAGCGCCGCGGCCGGAATGTTGTTGGCGGTGAGTTCCTCGACCGTCTGGTTGATGCCGACGGCATCGCCCGGGAAGATGCCGAAGGCGGTGTAGCCCTGGCTGACCAGGCTTTCGACCAGCTCGGTCTGCAGGTTCAGCTTCCACTCGGCCGGAACCTTGAAGTCGACGGCGGCGATGCCGAAGTCCTTCGCCGCGTCCTTGCCGGCCTGTTCCCAGGGCGCGAAATAGGGATGAGGCCCGCCCGGAATGAGCGCGATCTTGTTGTCGGATGCGTGGGCGGCGCCTGCGGCAAGTCCGAACAGGGCG includes the following:
- a CDS encoding substrate-binding domain-containing protein; its protein translation is MNLRHRGARSRALPMLAAALFGLAAGAAHASDNKIALIPGGPHPYFAPWEQAGKDAAKDFGIAAVDFKVPAEWKLNLQTELVESLVSQGYTAFGIFPGDAVGINQTVEELTANNIPAAALAGCAQDPTKMSFCLGTDVFNSAYLGTQALIKSMNGKGKIVHLAGLLVDPNTKLRMDAVEKAVKETNGAVTIVQHITDTDAQEAADQKINALLGAQKDEIDGLISTAYIPSVVAAKSLRNLGDKRIKLVGIDDDQIVLDGIKDGFVAGTMAQNPYGQGYVGAYVLDLIASGTCTVKADAPWIKTPQTEHFIDSGTLLISNDNAATYKDDLKKITAEIQSTFKDKYLTCK